The genomic stretch ACTAGCCTGTGGGGACTTTCCATTACTCTCCTGTTGCCTCTCCCCAGCTCTCTGGCCCTGCTCCAGCCTATAGGTGAGGTTACGTGGGATGGCCAGTAGGGGGCGGTAGCAGCCAGGGAGGTTCAGTTTGAGAGGAGTGACTCTGAAACGACAGCTCTGTAGTCCGTCCCTCGCCAGTCTCTCCTGGTACCATCCCCCTACAGGGTTCTCTGGGTACTTCACACTGCTGCCAAGCATGGGAAGAACCACCTGATGGAAGAACACAGCAGAAGTTAACAATTAATTCAATAGAATAATATTACATTTGATTTGTGTAGTGCTTTGTTTTGTGGATGTAGGTTTCACAGGGCTTGGTATTTAAACTTGGCGACATACTCAGACAACACACCCATGTTTGCTTGTAGATTAATAGTTAGAATGGTACAAGGTACTGTAGAACAGGGGCgtggacaggtgtgtgtgtgtgtgtgtgtctctctctgtgtgtgtgtgtacatacctgTCCTAGTGAGTagacttcctcctcctcctctgcagcCGTAACAACATGAatctgggagagtagagagggcaAAGGTCCATCTCAGTACCATCTTTATGACTGGTTCAATCTCAGTGAGAGAGTATCACTGGGTGTCATACTCAACGACAGAGCCTAGTGGCTAACTCTCTAGCTCCGATTGAAAATGATTTTCACAAGTGACTTTGACTCTTTATTTGACTCTGTTATTAAGTCACCCTGTAACTGAACTACCTGAGGTAAGCtgggttctcccatctctatcccctcctctcccctctgctTCCAGACCAGATCTCCCTGCCTGGCCCTGTGGCCCAGCGTGGTCAGCCTGTGTGCAGCCGCCTCGTTCAGACCCGGCTGAAATCAAATCAATCTTTATTGATATAGTATACTTCAAACAAATTGAGTGAAGAGGAAGAAGGAAATGAAAATGAAAGATATAACCATAAAGAATGAATAAGGATTCAGAAGAATTAATTAACCAATAAAACAGATGATATAAATTCCCCACCTACAGTACGCGTGGGGGTAGAAGACCCTCATCCCATGGGGCAGGCTGAGCCAGGCACGAGTACAGCCCTCTGGGCCCGTCCCATAGCGATGTAGGGCCCTCAGCATCAGCCTCTCTCTGGCTTTGGACATGGGCATCAGAGACAGGGCCTCCTTAGCATTATctgaggagatgagggaggagaggggtggaggaacagggttagaaTGGAGCAGGGTAGAGTAGAATAGCGTAgagtagaaaataaaataaatgtattgttCATCTGAAAAGGTTGGGTCCATAAAAACAGAGAACATGGTAAACAGGAAATGATGACTAGTGTAAACAGGAATTTCTCACCAGTCTGGAGGAAGTGTCTCTTGGCAACGCTCTGAGGgtcatcaccctcttctggtgtGAAGAACAGATGGACAGCTGCCACCTGAGACACATGAAACACAACCCACACCACAAGTCAGACAGAACAAATATAAAACACTGACATCCACTGTTTCAGTTTCTTGTAATATAGAACACAGAAGATGTACCATTTCCTCTTTGAGCAGGGCCAGTCCGCGCTGTCAGATTGAACACTCTGTCCAGTCCCAAACCTCTGAGGTCCATAGTAGTTCACAAACCCCCTGACCTGAAAGGATTGACATGTAATATCTACTCACTACAGATCAGAGAACGACACTCCTCCATTACTCACAGTGCAGTGGAAATGACTATCAAATGACTATCAAAGTGCACCGAGCAATCTACATTTGTATCCAAATTTGGGTCTGGGGGCCAACAGGGTCTGGTGTGCATGCTTTCGATTCAGCCAATCATGCTCTTGGTGATTAGGTTGATTAGTTAAATTGAGTGTTTCAGTGCTGGGCTGGACAAAACCCTGCACACCTGtatctctccaggaccagggttgaatGGAGACCACAGAATAAAAAAGGTTCCATCTCTAGGAGTGTCTCACCTTGACGTTCTCCACAGCCTCCTGCACCAGTGAGTCCAGCTCCATCAGTGTGTCATGACCCTGGTGTGGTCTGAGATCCCGTACCACCAGGTCAAAGTGGTTCCCCTGGAGTCTACCCAGATGAAGAGGCTCAGGGACGGAGCGGACGGAGGAGAGGACCATCCCCCTCTTCTCAAACTCACTGGCCTTCTCTCTCAGCCTGACAACACACATCCCTCCCATCAGCACTAGTCTGACCGGTCCCCATAATGAGGACAGGATATGCATCAGTGGACAGTGAACTCACTGGGCTAGCATTTTAGAAATGCATGAATGTGGTGGTGTTGGATGAGTTGAGTTTTCCCCCAATAGAATGTAGCACTTTGTGAatatccatcatcatcatcatcattatcatcaaacCATAGCCAAGGATAGCCTGGTGGTCCAGTCTGTTAGTGCTTTAGTCAACTCTCTGTTTGTTGTCTAGGGGAGTTGGCCACAGCGCATAGGCTAAGCCAAGGACGTTGAATGGAAACAGCAACACATTCTATCTAACAACTGTACTGTATCTACCGTTGTGGTGAGATCTTCTTGACCACCATGGACTGGTAGGTGACGGCCCTCTTGTCCTTGATGCCAGCGTAGGTGAAGTCAGAGAGCAGCACCCCCAGGACAGCTGCCATGTAGCTGGTAGCCTCCAGAGTCTCCAGGTTCTCCTTCCTCAGAGTGAACGCTGCAGGGGGAGGAAACCCATGCCAATATTATCCACACTAACTTCCTAGAATACATGCCCAACACATTGCTTAATTCTAAGTAGTATACAAGTATGGCCATGGGAATAGAGTGTTATGAGTGGGATGAGGTTGGCCTTGGACATTGATTTAAGGTCAGTTTTGTGGTGTCCATGTTCAGGTAAATCAAAGGATACGTTTATTTGTCACGTACACAGTTTAAAGCAGGTATAAacagtgcagcgaaatgcttacttgtAATGCTTACTTGAGCTAATAACATTCTTCttgctgtacatacagtatcataAGAGCAAAACATATCAAGTAGGAGAGAAACGTAGTCCATGAAGTTTTCTATGGAGCTCTCACCTGTATAGACCTCTTCCCCTTTACTATCATCAGCCATCCTCTTCCTGGGTTTCCCTTTTCCTCTCAACCTCACCGTAATGGCTGTAGTCTTCTGCTGCTGGTCACTGAAGCTCTTGGTCTCCACCAGTTTACCAAACCGTCTACTTAGGAAGTGGTGCACTGCCGTCCTGTGCTCCTTACTGTCGTCACCCCTGAACGTGTACACAGAGTTAGGCATCTTGGTGTCGATGAACCTGAAAAAGTCTTCGGCCTCCTCCTCTGAGACCAAACCTGACAGAAGCTTAAAGTCAGGGTCCTCCTTAACCCTGATCTCTGATTGGTTGGTTACTGTCAACAGGAAGGGGAAGTTGTGTCGGACAGCGCGGTGGACGTTAGCTCTTTGGTGTTTGTCTGGGAATGAACCCAGGGATAACTCTTGATTGGCCATCTTCTTCTCACTGCCATTGGATGATTCTTGGTTGGCCAACTTCTTCTCAACGCCATCATTGGGACTTGATGACGCCTCTCTCAATAAAGCAGTGAACTGCTCTAGCTCTTCACAGACAGACTGACCCAGTATCAAGCTCAGGTCAAAACAGTCTTGGCTGGGGGTGGATGTGATGTCACCATTCTGACCCGGTCCAGGTTCTGAATCCACATCCTTTACAACCGGAGTACATTTCTCTTCTTTTAGGTTGTGTTGATGTTTTGGGCTAATAatatttttctttctttcagaCTTGGCACCTGGGCATGCCTCAATAATGTTGGATGATTGAGgaacatcagatacactgggtTTAGTGACCATCTGGCCATGGATGTCTATCTCTGTGACTATAAAGTCTCTGGTGGAGTTCTTGATGGTTCCATAGAACCCTTCATGTTCTGAGATGTAGCACTCAGGGACACTCGGTGCCTCCTCCTTCATAGTCATGGTAGATAGACTGTCCTATTGTAAATAAAGGGATAAAACGATATTATGTAAAATCAATGAATTGATCATCAGAAGCCATGTATTAAGCCAGAGAACGGTCTTACCAGTTATGCAATGTGTCGAGTGAAGTGCCAGTGCTACAAATGTTTCATTTGCTAAATGAATCAATGTCACACTGTAACAttgtagctatagctagctagctaacacggaTAGGATACATTACTGTTTACCAAGCTCAACCAACAGCGGAAAACATAGTATTTAAGCAATTTGTCATTTCACTTATATCATCTAATTATAAATTAATGTAATAATAAATCGTATATCCTAAAGCGACAAAGTTCTACCAAGAAATGTCTCATAAACAAACACATGTGTAACTGTAACACGAGATTGTAGTTTTTCTGCATCATGTCATGTGACGACAAGTTCTTAAAGGGAAAGTGCTCTTTTTTTTTGTCGCAATCAGTACTGTTCTGCTCTTCTGATGACAAATCACCTGTTAATAATTATATTGTACAGTATAGAAATATAAATCATGAGTAAATCATTAGTACGTTTTGACAAACAATTTGCATTTAAAAGGTCATTTCTGATTTGCTG from Coregonus clupeaformis isolate EN_2021a unplaced genomic scaffold, ASM2061545v1 scaf0759, whole genome shotgun sequence encodes the following:
- the LOC121552452 gene encoding LOW QUALITY PROTEIN: pseudouridylate synthase 7 homolog-like protein (The sequence of the model RefSeq protein was modified relative to this genomic sequence to represent the inferred CDS: inserted 1 base in 1 codon); the protein is MTMKEEAPSVPECYISEHEGFYGTIKNSTRDFIVTEIDIHGQMVTKPSVSDVPQSSNIIEACPGAKSERKKNIISPKHQHNLKEEKCTPVVKDVDSEPGPGQNGDITSTPSQDCFDLSLILGQSVCEELEQFTALLREASSSPNDGVEKKLANQESSNGSEKKMANQELSLGSFPDKHQRANVHRAVRHNFPFLLTVTNQSEIRVKEDPDFKLLSGLVSEEEAEDFFRFIDTKMPNSVYTFRGDDSKEHRTAVHHFLSRRFGKLVETKSFSDQQQKTTAITVRLRGKGKPRKRMADDSKGEEVYTAFTLRKENLETLEATSYMAAVLGVLLSDFTYAGIKDKRAVTYQSMVVKKISPQRLREKASEFEKRGMVLSSVRSVPEPLHLGRLQGNHFDLVVRDLRPHQGHDTLMELDSLVQEAVENVKVRGFVNYYGPQRFGTGQSVQSDSXGLALLKEEMVAAVHLFFTPEEGDDPQSVAKRHFLQTDNAKEALSLMPMSKARERLMLRALHRYGTGPEGCTRAWLSLPHGMRVFYPHAYCSQPGLNEAAAHRLTTLGHRARQGDLVWKQRGEEGIEMGEPSLPQIHVVTAAEEEEEVYSLGQVVLPMLGSSVKYPENPVGGWYQERLARDGLQSCRFRVTPLKLNLPGCYRPLLAIPRNLTYRLEQGQRAGERQQESNGKSPQASGAVPQHPGADTTRPAGLERQKGGESVQGNGEGKSAVQYPDTDTPSLTLNFDLDSSCYATVCLREVMKCDP